In Lentibacillus amyloliquefaciens, one DNA window encodes the following:
- a CDS encoding polysaccharide deacetylase family protein codes for MKKLILFIFLGCLVVFYACSKDLEPNDKTAESYLEYKDSPGAELHPEYKDLSDSRKTKSDKSEANNGSVSPNAEKTVYLTFDDGPTSATTDILDTLHQFNAKATFFMLEPSMRESPEVVDKIVEQGHAVGLHGVTHDINHFYKSEQSALKEITTAQETLQQITGVRSNLIRTPYGSVPYLTKSYREVLNSNGFKLWDWNVDSRDWSLSSDQYLDTVIGQIEELVNAGVTPIILMHDKQNTAEHLSILLNYLSEHGFQTKKIEENTQPYNFNCYQRCHRISIQE; via the coding sequence AAACAGCTGAGTCATATTTGGAATATAAAGATTCACCAGGCGCTGAGTTACACCCGGAATATAAAGATTTATCAGATTCCCGAAAAACAAAATCAGATAAGTCAGAGGCGAATAATGGATCCGTTTCTCCAAATGCAGAAAAGACTGTTTATTTAACCTTTGATGACGGTCCTACTTCAGCAACAACAGATATTTTAGATACTTTACACCAATTCAATGCTAAAGCAACATTTTTCATGCTGGAACCTTCTATGAGGGAATCACCAGAAGTTGTAGACAAAATCGTAGAGCAAGGTCATGCTGTGGGTTTACATGGTGTGACCCACGACATAAACCACTTTTACAAATCTGAACAGTCTGCTCTTAAAGAAATAACTACCGCACAGGAGACACTTCAACAAATTACAGGAGTCAGGTCCAATCTGATTCGGACACCTTATGGCAGTGTTCCGTATTTGACTAAATCATATCGGGAGGTTTTAAACAGCAATGGTTTTAAATTGTGGGATTGGAATGTTGACAGCAGGGATTGGTCCTTATCCAGTGACCAATATCTAGATACGGTGATTGGACAAATAGAAGAATTAGTAAATGCAGGAGTGACGCCAATTATTCTTATGCATGATAAACAAAATACAGCTGAGCACTTGTCTATTCTATTAAACTATCTATCAGAACATGGATTTCAAACTAAAAAAATTGAAGAAAACACACAACCATATAACTTTAACTGTTATCAACGTTGTCATCGAATATCCATACAGGAGTAG
- a CDS encoding PepSY domain-containing protein, whose amino-acid sequence MFRQRLTVQQAQDIALQRIPGQILHVDMDLEHGVLVYEIFILTSQNMVYEVEVNANNGNVIKVEQEDLD is encoded by the coding sequence ATGTTTAGACAAAGGTTAACGGTGCAACAGGCACAAGATATTGCTCTTCAAAGGATTCCTGGCCAAATTCTTCATGTTGATATGGATTTAGAGCATGGTGTTCTTGTCTATGAAATCTTCATACTAACATCACAAAATATGGTGTACGAGGTAGAAGTTAATGCCAATAATGGCAATGTTATAAAAGTCGAACAAGAGGACCTTGATTAA
- a CDS encoding NADPH-dependent FMN reductase, which yields MTIKVKAIIGSTSSNSFNYKVVDFMKKRYANKLDIIPVFINDVENFSQDIEEYPPVNAQKFKDEVKDSDAVLFAVPEYNFSIPGRLKNAIDWLSRGGDLTLNDKPGFIIGASPGVLGSVRAQQHLREILSNPALSPVLLPKSEVYIGAVHEKLNESGEITDQGTIEFLDTVVDNFVDFYNKINSVETVKA from the coding sequence ATGACAATTAAAGTCAAAGCAATTATTGGAAGCACGAGTTCGAATTCTTTTAATTATAAAGTAGTCGATTTTATGAAAAAGCGTTATGCCAATAAATTAGATATCATCCCGGTGTTTATCAACGATGTTGAAAACTTTTCACAAGATATTGAGGAGTACCCACCCGTAAATGCTCAAAAATTTAAAGATGAAGTGAAAGATTCTGATGCAGTATTGTTTGCTGTTCCGGAATATAACTTTTCCATTCCTGGTAGATTAAAAAATGCTATTGACTGGTTATCTCGAGGCGGCGATCTTACACTTAATGACAAACCAGGATTCATTATAGGCGCTTCTCCTGGTGTATTGGGAAGTGTTCGCGCACAACAGCATTTAAGAGAGATTTTATCTAACCCGGCGTTATCTCCAGTCCTTCTGCCAAAAAGCGAAGTATACATTGGGGCTGTCCATGAAAAATTGAATGAATCTGGTGAAATTACGGATCAGGGTACGATAGAATTTTTAGATACGGTTGTTGACAACTTTGTTGACTTCTATAACAAAATTAATTCCGTAGAAACTGTGAAAGCGTAA
- a CDS encoding MerR family transcriptional regulator, whose product MQTKTKRKTVKTLELLGINSLCHIVGISENTAANWIKDFNVYIPKADQQDDTYYHPEAIEVLKFIKQCKDQNYEKPQIMEMLTNRNFPITVDSSIKDVQTTLENGNYKENILSVMQTIGMTVSNVANQEKWLKNIQEKQDRQNKRIEHAEKQAKEIKDLKREIQTLKQEITKIKENEIKKEKCADLFKQAKPLHLI is encoded by the coding sequence ATGCAAACTAAAACAAAAAGAAAGACGGTGAAAACATTGGAATTGTTAGGTATCAACAGTTTGTGCCATATTGTTGGCATCTCAGAAAATACCGCAGCAAATTGGATCAAGGATTTTAATGTTTATATCCCGAAAGCAGACCAGCAGGATGATACGTATTATCATCCTGAAGCGATTGAAGTACTGAAATTCATCAAACAATGTAAAGACCAAAACTATGAAAAGCCACAGATTATGGAAATGTTGACAAATAGAAATTTTCCGATCACAGTCGATAGTTCGATAAAAGATGTGCAAACAACATTAGAAAATGGTAATTACAAAGAAAATATTTTATCCGTGATGCAGACCATCGGCATGACTGTATCTAATGTAGCTAATCAAGAAAAATGGTTAAAAAACATCCAGGAAAAGCAGGACAGACAAAACAAGCGAATCGAACATGCGGAAAAACAAGCAAAAGAAATAAAGGATTTAAAACGAGAGATTCAAACATTAAAACAGGAAATTACCAAAATAAAAGAAAATGAAATTAAAAAGGAAAAGTGTGCTGATTTATTCAAACAAGCAAAGCCGTTGCATCTGATATAA
- a CDS encoding DUF3231 family protein: MNEGNIRLTSAEIGSLWTGYMQDSMAQCVLSFMLKHIEDQDIKPAIQYAYDLSSNHLEQLRTIFEKENYAVPNGFTEQDINMNAPWLFTDTFCLSYVSHMTKVGMIAYSGFISMSAREDIRNYFTQALNATAALYNQTTDIALSKGINARHPYIEVPKETDYVDSKKYFSGLNPFSDKRSLNAVEISHLYTNTFTNTIGAKLCLAFAQTSPSKEIQDFMLRLKEISQKHVKIFIDTLMKDDIEAPHVPDLAVSDSTTQTFSDKLLMYHMSLLSTSGIGNYATAAASSQRSDLMINYERLSLEVARIAKSGADIMIKHEWLEQPPGISDRKKLAKNKQKG; the protein is encoded by the coding sequence ATGAATGAAGGGAACATTCGCCTGACATCAGCGGAAATTGGGTCTCTTTGGACCGGGTATATGCAGGATAGTATGGCACAATGTGTCTTAAGCTTTATGTTGAAACATATTGAGGATCAGGATATAAAACCCGCTATTCAGTATGCTTATGATCTCTCGTCCAATCATTTGGAACAGTTACGCACTATTTTTGAGAAGGAAAATTACGCCGTCCCCAATGGATTTACCGAACAAGACATCAATATGAACGCTCCGTGGCTTTTCACGGATACATTTTGTTTATCCTATGTCAGTCACATGACAAAAGTCGGCATGATCGCATACAGCGGGTTTATCTCGATGAGTGCCAGAGAAGATATACGAAATTATTTTACACAAGCTTTAAACGCAACAGCTGCGCTTTATAATCAAACAACCGATATCGCCCTTTCCAAAGGAATTAACGCCAGGCACCCTTATATTGAAGTTCCGAAAGAAACGGATTATGTTGACAGCAAAAAATATTTCAGCGGTTTAAATCCCTTTAGTGACAAGCGTTCACTCAATGCCGTTGAAATCTCCCATTTATATACGAATACATTCACAAATACAATCGGAGCAAAATTATGCCTGGCATTCGCTCAAACATCGCCCTCCAAAGAAATACAGGATTTTATGCTGCGATTAAAAGAGATCTCACAAAAGCATGTCAAGATTTTTATTGATACACTTATGAAAGATGATATTGAAGCGCCGCATGTACCTGATTTGGCTGTAAGTGATTCAACGACGCAAACATTTTCCGACAAATTATTGATGTATCACATGTCCCTATTAAGTACATCTGGAATCGGAAACTATGCCACTGCCGCTGCTTCCAGTCAACGCAGCGATTTAATGATCAATTATGAACGGTTATCGTTAGAGGTAGCCCGGATTGCCAAAAGCGGAGCCGATATCATGATTAAACACGAATGGCTGGAACAACCGCCCGGAATAAGCGATCGAAAAAAATTGGCAAAGAACAAACAAAAAGGCTGA
- a CDS encoding acyl-CoA thioesterase encodes MAGKPCINSLAVKTSHVLPPDTNNHGTLFGGKLMAYIDDVAAIAAVRHARKPVVTASTDSVDFLAPVKEGDSVCVEAFVTWTHNTSMEVFVKAVTEDLLTGDRKVCTTAFLTFVAVDDDGKPVSVSEAHPESAQEKQLHESAPERAAERKKRRGRSKEMAAAFGTAYPWNETE; translated from the coding sequence ATGGCTGGAAAACCTTGCATCAATTCACTGGCGGTCAAAACATCACATGTGCTGCCGCCTGATACAAATAATCATGGGACGCTTTTTGGGGGCAAACTGATGGCTTATATTGATGATGTGGCTGCGATTGCTGCTGTCAGGCATGCGCGGAAACCAGTGGTCACCGCTTCAACTGATTCGGTGGATTTTCTGGCTCCGGTCAAGGAAGGAGACTCTGTATGTGTTGAGGCATTTGTGACCTGGACGCACAATACCTCGATGGAAGTATTTGTAAAAGCTGTTACAGAGGACCTGCTGACCGGTGATCGCAAAGTGTGCACGACGGCTTTTCTCACGTTTGTAGCTGTGGATGATGACGGAAAACCCGTTTCTGTGTCTGAGGCGCACCCTGAGTCAGCACAGGAGAAGCAATTGCACGAATCCGCTCCGGAACGCGCAGCCGAGCGGAAAAAAAGACGCGGGCGTTCCAAGGAAATGGCCGCAGCATTCGGAACCGCTTATCCGTGGAATGAAACCGAATAG
- a CDS encoding winged helix-turn-helix transcriptional regulator, with amino-acid sequence MTELCPRFEGAMEIISKRWVGLILFELLNGAKRFSEMETDLPISGRLLSDRLKMLEKESIVERNVYSEFPVRIEYSLSEKGKALKPVIQEIQNWANDWVPPENIKENKA; translated from the coding sequence ATGACTGAATTATGTCCGCGTTTTGAAGGTGCAATGGAAATCATCAGTAAACGCTGGGTCGGCTTGATACTGTTTGAACTGCTGAATGGCGCCAAACGCTTTTCCGAAATGGAAACAGATTTGCCTATAAGTGGACGACTGCTCTCTGATCGACTGAAGATGCTGGAAAAAGAATCCATTGTAGAACGCAATGTATACTCTGAGTTTCCAGTTCGTATTGAGTATTCCTTATCTGAAAAAGGAAAGGCTCTGAAGCCGGTCATCCAGGAAATTCAAAATTGGGCAAATGACTGGGTGCCACCTGAAAATATTAAAGAAAATAAAGCCTAA
- a CDS encoding aminopeptidase, with amino-acid sequence MVNQHTKEKYADLALKTGVNLQNNQALMINAPIEGADFTKIVARKAYEMGAKDVHINWVDDELTLLKYENAPDEVIGNFPEWKVKLNDTYAEDGAAVLSIRSTNPDLLKDIDSSRIAMANKAGAEAMKNFRQYTMNDRITWSIISIPTGDWAQKVFPDKSKADAVESLWDAIVNIVRVDKDDPIAAWEEHNQTLKTAREILNKKTYQKLVFKAPGTDLEIELPKGHIWKGGSAVSEQGTPFNPNMPTEEVFSLPHKYGVNGTVASTKPLNYSGSVIDHFSLTFKDGKVVDYQAEQGEETLKHLLETDEGAQRLGEVALVPHESPVSQSGLIFYNTLFDENASCHIALGKAYPTNLEGGSQMDDDTLDQNGVNDSLTHVDFMIGSENLDIDGVLEDGTTEAVFRNGTWALNVKGE; translated from the coding sequence ATGGTGAATCAGCATACGAAGGAGAAATATGCAGACTTAGCGTTGAAAACAGGTGTCAACTTACAAAACAACCAGGCGCTCATGATCAATGCGCCGATTGAAGGGGCGGACTTTACAAAAATCGTCGCTAGAAAGGCTTATGAAATGGGCGCAAAAGACGTACATATCAACTGGGTGGATGATGAACTGACATTATTAAAGTATGAGAATGCACCAGATGAAGTCATTGGAAATTTCCCTGAGTGGAAAGTTAAATTAAACGATACGTATGCCGAAGACGGTGCGGCAGTGCTATCGATCCGCTCAACCAATCCGGACTTGTTGAAAGATATCGATTCATCCCGGATAGCGATGGCTAATAAGGCAGGAGCCGAAGCAATGAAAAATTTCCGCCAGTATACGATGAACGACCGAATTACGTGGTCAATCATTTCCATTCCAACTGGTGACTGGGCTCAGAAAGTTTTCCCTGATAAATCAAAAGCGGACGCTGTGGAAAGCTTGTGGGATGCTATCGTTAACATTGTCAGAGTCGACAAGGACGATCCAATCGCAGCATGGGAAGAACATAACCAGACACTAAAAACGGCACGCGAAATCCTGAACAAAAAGACATATCAAAAGCTTGTGTTCAAAGCACCCGGCACGGATTTGGAAATTGAGCTTCCAAAAGGGCATATATGGAAAGGCGGCTCTGCTGTTTCAGAACAGGGAACACCATTCAACCCGAATATGCCGACAGAGGAAGTCTTCTCCCTGCCGCATAAATATGGTGTGAACGGAACGGTAGCGAGCACGAAGCCTCTTAACTACAGCGGCAGTGTGATTGATCATTTCAGCCTCACGTTTAAAGACGGAAAAGTCGTTGATTATCAGGCTGAACAGGGAGAAGAAACTCTGAAACATTTGCTGGAGACAGATGAAGGAGCACAACGGCTTGGTGAAGTTGCGCTTGTGCCGCATGAATCACCGGTCTCCCAGTCAGGACTGATTTTCTACAACACACTTTTTGATGAAAATGCATCCTGCCATATCGCCTTGGGTAAAGCGTACCCGACCAACCTTGAAGGCGGTTCGCAAATGGATGATGACACACTTGATCAAAACGGTGTCAACGATAGTCTGACTCACGTTGATTTTATGATTGGCTCTGAAAACTTGGACATAGACGGTGTTCTTGAAGATGGCACGACAGAAGCTGTATTCCGCAATGGCACATGGGCCTTGAACGTAAAAGGGGAGTAA
- the recQ gene encoding DNA helicase RecQ — protein MTKQAEQILQTYFGYQTFRAGQKQTIDHISERHNTLAVMPTGGGKSLCYQIPGMALDGTAIIISPLISLMKDQVDALQALGIPATYINSSLTPGEQQTRLNDIKSGKYKFVYAAPERFESSSFMSVMKRIPISLIAFDEAHCISQWGHDFRPSYRSIIPNLSQLPDIPVTVALTATATTDVISDIQGLLDIQNDHIVKTGFERANLSFHVVKGKDKPTYIRSFMAEHRDESGIIYTATRKQADALCEQLRKRGFSAAKYHAGLSENERKEAQTAFIHDEKTVMVATNAFGMGIDKSNVRFIIHYAMPMSIESYYQEAGRAGRDGEHSDCILLFSPQDVQLQKFLIEQSFMDEGSKQNEYRKLQAMMNYCHTHGCLTSSILAYFNDKEAASKSSCGHCSNCLNRQNRVDITEEAQMILSCVKRMDERFGVSMTAKVLKGSKSSRIQQFGLHRLSTYGLLSAYTEKEITERIQFLVAEKWLATADGKFPTLKLNQNAADVLKGKETVWMYTTPIPASEPEDYQKELFESLRELRKRMADEQAVPPYVLFSDATLKELSRYLPETKEDMLAIKGIGEKKYEQYGEAFLEAVRHWRTNNPDAASPVKIAGNEGPIKKKKEADDRPSHVQSYSMFQAGKSIKDIAAIRELTHKTIEGHLFKAFKEGRPIAWEIFFNQEEEAAILDARNKVDEAKLAPLKELLPDDYDYTKIKAVLVKNGFM, from the coding sequence ATGACAAAACAAGCTGAACAAATCCTGCAGACATATTTTGGCTATCAAACATTCCGTGCCGGACAGAAGCAGACAATCGACCATATTAGCGAGAGGCACAACACACTTGCCGTCATGCCGACCGGCGGAGGCAAATCATTATGCTATCAAATTCCCGGCATGGCCCTGGATGGCACTGCCATTATTATTTCACCGCTCATATCACTCATGAAAGACCAGGTGGATGCACTCCAGGCACTGGGCATTCCGGCTACTTACATAAACAGTTCACTTACACCCGGTGAGCAGCAAACACGCCTTAATGATATTAAATCCGGCAAATATAAATTCGTCTATGCGGCTCCCGAGCGATTTGAATCATCATCATTCATGTCAGTCATGAAACGCATCCCAATTTCTCTGATAGCTTTTGATGAAGCCCATTGCATTTCCCAATGGGGGCATGACTTCAGGCCGAGCTACCGGTCAATCATACCGAACCTGAGCCAGCTGCCGGATATTCCTGTTACAGTTGCGCTTACTGCCACCGCTACAACTGACGTGATTTCAGACATTCAAGGATTATTGGATATCCAAAATGACCATATTGTCAAAACAGGATTCGAACGGGCAAATTTATCCTTCCATGTTGTGAAAGGTAAGGATAAACCAACCTATATCCGTTCCTTTATGGCTGAGCACCGGGATGAATCGGGGATTATTTATACAGCCACACGAAAACAGGCTGATGCACTCTGTGAACAGTTGAGAAAGCGCGGGTTTTCGGCAGCTAAATACCATGCCGGTCTTTCGGAAAATGAACGCAAAGAAGCACAGACTGCATTTATCCACGACGAAAAAACCGTCATGGTCGCCACAAACGCATTTGGTATGGGAATTGATAAGTCCAATGTACGGTTCATCATTCATTATGCAATGCCGATGTCGATTGAATCATACTATCAGGAAGCCGGCAGGGCCGGCCGTGACGGGGAGCATAGTGATTGTATCCTGCTATTTTCCCCGCAGGATGTCCAACTGCAGAAATTTCTCATTGAACAATCATTCATGGATGAAGGCAGCAAGCAAAATGAATACCGCAAATTGCAGGCCATGATGAACTATTGCCATACACATGGCTGTTTGACATCATCTATACTGGCATATTTTAATGACAAGGAAGCTGCATCGAAATCCTCGTGCGGGCACTGCAGCAACTGTCTTAATCGGCAGAACCGGGTGGATATCACAGAAGAAGCACAGATGATTTTATCGTGTGTGAAACGCATGGACGAACGCTTTGGCGTAAGCATGACAGCCAAAGTGCTAAAAGGCTCTAAAAGCAGTCGTATTCAGCAATTCGGTTTACATAGACTTTCCACCTATGGTCTTCTTTCCGCCTACACTGAAAAAGAAATCACGGAACGAATCCAATTTTTAGTTGCTGAAAAGTGGCTGGCCACAGCAGACGGCAAGTTTCCTACACTAAAGCTCAATCAAAATGCTGCCGATGTGCTCAAAGGCAAAGAAACTGTCTGGATGTACACCACACCAATACCTGCAAGCGAGCCGGAAGACTATCAAAAAGAGCTGTTTGAATCACTGAGGGAACTGCGCAAACGGATGGCAGACGAACAGGCCGTCCCGCCATATGTCTTATTTTCCGATGCCACGCTAAAAGAATTGAGCCGTTACCTGCCGGAGACAAAAGAAGACATGCTCGCCATTAAAGGCATCGGCGAGAAAAAATACGAACAATACGGTGAAGCTTTTCTTGAGGCGGTACGTCACTGGCGTACAAATAATCCAGATGCGGCAAGCCCTGTCAAAATAGCCGGCAATGAGGGGCCAATCAAAAAAAAGAAAGAAGCAGACGATCGTCCAAGCCACGTGCAGAGCTATTCGATGTTTCAGGCCGGCAAATCGATTAAGGATATTGCCGCCATTAGAGAGCTGACCCATAAGACGATTGAAGGACACCTTTTCAAAGCATTTAAGGAAGGCCGCCCGATTGCATGGGAAATATTTTTTAATCAGGAAGAGGAAGCGGCAATTTTGGACGCGCGGAATAAAGTGGATGAAGCAAAGCTAGCCCCTTTGAAGGAATTATTGCCGGATGATTATGATTATACGAAAATCAAAGCTGTACTGGTGAAGAATGGCTTCATGTGA